The Streptomyces sp. A2-16 sequence CCAAGTGGTGCGACTACTCACCGTGAAGGGTCAGACGCTCGCGGTCGCCGAGTCGCTCACGGGCGGACTGGTTGCGGCGGAAATCACAGCGGCCCCCGGCGCGTCCAAGGCGTTCCGTGGGTCGGTGACCGCCTACGCCACCGAACTGAAGCATGAGCTGCTGGGTGTCGACGCCACCCTGCTGGACCAGCGAGGTGCGGTGGATCCGCAGGTCGCGGCCCAGATGGCGGCCGGAGTGCGCAAGGCGCTCGGCGCCGACTGGGGCATCGCGACCACCGGAGTGGCCGGCCCGGAACCACAGGACGGCAAGCCCGTCGGAACGGTTTTCGTGGCTGTCGACGGCCCCTTCACGGATGCTTCCGAGGCAGCGAGTGGCGGGAAAGTGGCCGCGCTGCGGTTGAACGGCGACCGCGCGGAAATTCGTATGGAGAGTGTACGGAGCGTACTCGCACTCCTCCTGGAAGAGCTTGCGAGCGAACAGACCGGGAATGAGCGGGCACAGGATACGGAACGGAACGGGGGGTTTTGATGTTTGCAGCCCTGAGTGAACACGACATCGCTCCCCGCACGGCCGCGGCGCAAGGCGGTACGGTGGGGCGTGAAGGATGCGGCTACGCGGTCCGAGGAGGGAGCCACCGATGATTCTGCTCCGTCGCCTGCTGGGTGACGTGCTGCGTCGGCAGCGCCAACGCCAGGGCCGTACTCTGCGCGAAGTCTCCTCGTCCGCCCGAGTCTCACTCGGCTATCTCTCCGAGGTGGAGCGGGGGCAGAAGGAGGCTTCCTCCGAGCTGCTCTCCGCGATCTGCGACGCGCTGGACGTACGGATGTCCGAACTCATGCGGGAAGTGAGCGACGAGCTCGCCCTCGCCGAGCTGGCCCAGTCCGCTGCGGCCACCCCCAGCGAGCCCGTACCGGCGCCCGTGCGCCCGATGCTGGGTTCCGTCTCGGTGAAGGGTGTGCCACCGGAACGGGTGACCATCAAGGCGCCCAGCGAAGCGGTGGACGTCGTCGCGGCCTGATGCTCACGCCTGGTGCGCCATGAGCTGATGGCGCACCGAACGGGAAGTCTGCGAGGCCCCGGACGGGCTTCTCCAGTTGATCTGGAGAGGCGCCGGTCGGGGTTTTCGTGCATCTTGGAGCGACGGCCGCTCGGTGCGTCCGTGTGCCCTCGGTGCGCCCTCCCCGTGGCTGGGGCGGCCGTCTAGCGTCCGGGCTGGAGGTGGCTGCATGGCGGGGCCGACAGTACGCCGGGGCGTGGCCTTCGGGCTCGGGGCGCTGTGGTGGTGGGCCGTGGCGCGACTGGTGCTGGCGCCGGACGCCGGGGCGCTCGAGGGGGCGGTCGCGGCGGGTGGATGGGGGCTGAGCCTGCTGCCGGTGCACTGTGTGCCGAAGGCGCGGGCCGCGGGGGCCGTGGCCGCCGGGCGGTGGCGCCAGGCGTGGCGGGCGGGGAGTCCTACCGGGGCCGGGCGGGCCGGTGCGGCGGGGGCTGCTACCACGGCATCGCGACCCCGC is a genomic window containing:
- a CDS encoding CinA family protein, which gives rise to MNSPAAQVVRLLTVKGQTLAVAESLTGGLVAAEITAAPGASKAFRGSVTAYATELKHELLGVDATLLDQRGAVDPQVAAQMAAGVRKALGADWGIATTGVAGPEPQDGKPVGTVFVAVDGPFTDASEAASGGKVAALRLNGDRAEIRMESVRSVLALLLEELASEQTGNERAQDTERNGGF
- a CDS encoding helix-turn-helix transcriptional regulator, which codes for MILLRRLLGDVLRRQRQRQGRTLREVSSSARVSLGYLSEVERGQKEASSELLSAICDALDVRMSELMREVSDELALAELAQSAAATPSEPVPAPVRPMLGSVSVKGVPPERVTIKAPSEAVDVVAA